One Dermacentor silvarum isolate Dsil-2018 chromosome 10, BIME_Dsil_1.4, whole genome shotgun sequence genomic window carries:
- the LOC119430935 gene encoding translocation protein SEC63 homolog has protein sequence MAGAKFQYDESGGTFFYFLLSFLALVVIPCTYYFWPKDERAADDKKGSGGRRSCRCPQCLDKTRRLRVNQPWRRTKQNIIRVLLVLGWVAMAATAYKVAHLEHDFVKWDPYEILEIDPSSSERAIRKAYHKLSLVYHPDKDTGDEQKFMMIAKAYAALTDEEARKNWETYGNPDGPGATSFGIALPSWIVEKENSLWVLGLYAAVFMIALPVAVGVWWYRSAKYGEDQVLLDTSHLYLYFINKCHMLILRRVIMVLAASLEFEKSHNPEIVLRPTDDVEIPALIKMLPNFNEKNRERPLCYEYSIKARALLYAHMLRIPLSPGLDEDRCYVLRKCPALLAEFVHCASQLTMLGLAGRISRIPSLETLESAMRLSALLVQAQWEHSHPFLQLPHVTEELLKHLSGKRRSIRSLHQLCALPAADRRALFRNLSDAQYEDVLTCLENLPLIVLSVSTEVLDDEDEGVITAESIVTVTATLTRRPLLSNAKEEAAQPEAEEASGAEEAEAAAGDLKDNSPQVRSTANNKHKGWDKSRKKKGAKGGKGKKKNAAQNKGKKQQAVVTETKEEAQPQPVRDEEQHEAGDVDEDSDSDDSDDERHSEKQSSRRNSAANRNSSAAAAEEDDDWQSIQHKVSKKDKNLEKKSRQSHSVHCPLFPDDKQEFWWVYLVDKKQRSLSTVPFLVTNLVDSEEVVLKFTAPSRPGIYHYTLHVRSDSYRDLDVMHNLRLDVKPAQKVQETHPQWDISEDEEDRADEEDSAVEDSDLAASEGSDDD, from the coding sequence ATGGCCGGTGCCAAGTTTCAGTACGACGAGAGCGGCGGTACATTCTTTTACTTCCTGCTATCTTTTCTCGCGCTCGTGGTGATCCCCTGCACCTACTACTTCTGGCCAAAGGATGAGCGCGCAGCCGACGACAAGAAAGGCAGCGGCGGCCGGCGCAGCTGCCGCTGCCCGCAGTGTCTGGACAAGACCCGGCGTCTGCGCGTCAACCAGCCGTGGCGCCGCACCAAGCAGAACATTATCCGCGTCCTGCTCGTTCTTGGATGGGTGGCCATGGCCGCGACCGCTTACAAAGTGGCTCACCTGGAGCACGACTTCGTTAAGTGGGACCCGTACGAGATCCTTGAGATCGATCCGTCGTCGTCGGAACGGGCCATACGTAAAGCGTACCACAAACTCAGCTTGGTCTACCATCCTGACAAGGACACCGGCGACGAGCAGAAGTTTATGATGATTGCCAAGGCGTACGCGGCGCTCACCGACGAAGAGGCGCGCAAGAACTGGGAGACGTACGGCAACCCCGACGGGCCCGGGGCCACATCGTTCGGCATCGCCCTTCCGTCGTGGATCGTCGAGAAGGAGAACTCGCTGTGGGTTCTGGGTTTGTACGCAGCCGTTTTCATGATAGCGCTCCCCGTTGCGGTCGGTGTCTGGTGGTACCGCTCGGCCAAGTACGGTGAAGACCAGGTCCTTCTGGACACTTCGCATCTGTACCTGTACTTCATCAACAAGTGTCACATGCTCATCTTGCGCCGTGTCATTATGGTTTTGGCAGCTTCCCTAGAATTTGAAAAGAGTCACAACCCGGAGATTGTGCTCCGCCCGACGGACGACGTGGAGATCCCAGCCCTCATCAAAATGTTGCCCAACTTCAACGAAAAGAACCGCGAGCGGCCACTCTGCTACGAGTACAGCATCAAGGCACGTGCCCTGCTGTACGCGCACATGCTACGCATACCTCTCAGCCCCGGTTTGGACGAGGACAGGTGCTACGTCCTCCGAAAGTGCCCCGCCCTGCTGGCCGAGTTCGTGCACTGCGCCTCGCAGCTCACAATGCTCGGCCTGgccggtcgcatttcgagaatcCCCAGTCTGGAGACTCTGGAGTCGGCCATGCGACTGAGCGCGCTCCTGGTGCAGGCCCAGTGGGAGCACAGCCATCCATTTCTCCAGCTTCCGCATGTCACGGAGGAGCTGCTTAAACACCTCAGTGGCAAGCGCAGGTCCATCAGGAGCCTACACCAATTGTGTGCACTTCCGGCTGCCGACAGGCGGGCTCTGTTCCGAAACCTCAGCGATGCTCAGTATGAGGACGTCCTTACTTGCCTCGAGAACTTGCCTCTCATTGTGCTCAGCGTGAGCACAGAAGTGTTGGATGACGAGGACGAAGGTGTCATCACAGCCGAGTCGATTGTGACAGTCACGGCAACACTGACCAGGAGGCCCCTGCTATCTAATGCGAAAGAGGAAGCCGCACAGCCAGAGGCAGAGGAGGCATCTGGTGCAGAAGAAGCGGAGGCTGCAGCTGGTGATCTCAAGGACAACTCGCCTCAGGTACGAAGCACTGCTAATAACAAGCACAAAGGCTGGGACAAGTCCCGTAAAAAGAAAGGAGCAAAGGGgggaaaaggaaagaagaaaaatgcCGCACAGAACAAAGGCAAGAAGCAGCAAGCAGTGGTGACAGAAACAAAGGAAGAGGCACAGCCTCAGCCGGTACGAGACGAAGAACAGCATGAGGCAGGTGACGTGGATGAAGACAGCGACTCTGATGACAGTGACGATGAAAGGCACAGCGAGAAGCAGTCAAGCCGACGAAACAGTGCAGCCAACCGGAACtcttcggcagcagcagcagaggagGATGATGACTGGCAGAGCATCCAGCACAAGGTCTCCAAAAAGGACAAGAACCTTGAGAAAAAGTCCCGACAGTCGCACAGTGTCCACTGCCCACTGTTCCCTGATGACAAACAGGAGTTCTGGTGGGTGTACCTAGTTGACAAGAAGCAGAGGAGCCTATCTACTGTGCCCTTCCTGGTAACTAACTTGGTTGACTCGGAGGAGGTGGTTCTCAAGTTCACAGCTCCGTCACGACCAGGGATCTACCATTACACACTTCATGTGCGCAGTGACTCGTACCGTGACCTGGACGTCATGCACAACCTCCGGCTCGATGTGAAGCCTGCACAAAAGGTGCAAGAAACACACCCACAGTGGGACATCTCGGAAGATGAGGAGGACAGGGCCGACGAAGAAGACAGTGCAGTGGAGGACTCAGACCTGGCAGCAAGTGAGGGTTCCGACGACGACTGA